GCGGTCCGATGCCGCTCCGGCGGAGCGCCGCGCGGCCCGTCGAGCTGATCCGATCGCTCGACCACGGTCCGGCGTGGCTCACGCGGACGTCGATCGTGCGGTCCGGGGCGAGCGTGGCGAGCCGATCGCGGACAGCGGCGCACATGAGTTCGAGGGCCGGACAGCCGAGGAAGGTCGGGATGAGCTCGACCACGATCCGATCCGGCGCGACCTCCACGGATCGGACGACCCCGAGGTCCACGAGTCCGATGGCCGGCAGCTCGGGATCGGGGATCGCCGCGAGCGCCGCGAGGACCTCGGACGTGGTGACCTCCGTCGGGGTCGAGACCACCTCGAACGCGGTCACCACGTCGCGGCCGGTCACCACGTCGCGGCCGGATCGATGCGGCGGACTGCGGTGAATTCGGCGTGAAGCCGGCGGAAGGCGTCGGAATGGTCGCTGCGGACCGGCTCGGCGGCCCGCGGCCGCGGCGGCACCGGGAGCCGGGCGCGAGCGAGCACCGGGGCGATCGCTTCGCGCCATCGCCGATCGAGCTCCGCCGACGGCAGCGGAAGGATGCCCGCCTCGACGAGCGACGCCTCACCGGGGAGCGGCGCGAGGACGGTGGCGGCGTCCGGCCCGAGATCCTCCCAGGCCGCGA
Above is a window of Chloroflexota bacterium DNA encoding:
- the paaJ gene encoding phenylacetate-CoA oxygenase subunit PaaJ, translating into MVSTPTEVTTSEVLAALAAIPDPELPAIGLVDLGVVRSVEVAPDRIVVELIPTFLGCPALELMCAAVRDRLATLAPDRTIDVRVSHAGPWSSDRISSTGRAALRRSGIGPPLPASTPIEVDVPAPCPYCGSSRTVLENAFGPTLCRQIRYCTACRQPFEQVKVL